Proteins co-encoded in one Thermoanaerobaculia bacterium genomic window:
- a CDS encoding polysaccharide deacetylase family protein, translated as MTAQPVRFDPAPAVLTVDLEEWFCICGDEHYSDPRNWDAFEPTIERNAAALLERFSAAGRRATFFVVGWIARRYPALVKRIASAGHEIAFHGMTHRRCDEMTAAE; from the coding sequence ATGACGGCGCAACCCGTCCGCTTCGATCCCGCGCCGGCCGTCCTCACGGTCGATCTCGAGGAATGGTTCTGCATCTGCGGCGACGAGCACTACTCCGATCCGCGGAACTGGGACGCGTTCGAGCCGACGATCGAGCGCAACGCCGCCGCGCTCCTCGAGCGGTTCTCCGCCGCGGGCCGGCGAGCGACCTTCTTCGTCGTCGGCTGGATCGCCCGGCGCTACCCCGCGCTCGTGAAGCGGATCGCGTCGGCGGGCCACGAGATCGCGTTCCACGGGATGACGCACCGCCGCTGCGACGAGATGACCGCGGCCGAG
- a CDS encoding glycosyltransferase family 2 protein: MPEMPLAFAALIPAFECAPTIGPVVAAAKRHVANVVVVDDGSRDATGAEAARAGARVLTRRENGGKGAAIRTGLESLLANPRVSHVVFLDGDGQHDPAEIPKFLDAAGRGEPFVIGSRMGEPDAIPAYRYETNRIGDMILSRMTGLRVEDGQSGFRAVASALLAKVRLRANGYLVETEMLLKAAPFVRRFATVPIRAIYGGPSHYRPFRDTWKISWGAVFIKVFETE, translated from the coding sequence ATGCCGGAGATGCCGCTGGCCTTCGCCGCGCTCATTCCCGCCTTCGAGTGCGCCCCGACGATCGGTCCCGTCGTCGCCGCGGCGAAGCGGCACGTGGCGAACGTCGTGGTCGTCGACGACGGGTCGCGGGACGCCACGGGCGCCGAGGCGGCCCGCGCCGGAGCCCGCGTCCTCACGCGGCGCGAGAACGGCGGGAAGGGCGCGGCGATCCGGACGGGCCTCGAGAGCCTCCTCGCGAACCCGCGCGTGTCGCACGTGGTATTCCTCGACGGCGACGGTCAGCACGACCCGGCGGAGATCCCGAAGTTCCTCGACGCCGCGGGACGCGGCGAGCCCTTCGTGATCGGCTCCCGGATGGGAGAGCCGGACGCGATCCCCGCCTACCGATACGAGACCAACCGGATCGGCGACATGATCCTCTCGAGGATGACGGGGCTGCGGGTCGAGGACGGCCAGTCGGGGTTCCGCGCGGTCGCTTCGGCGCTTCTGGCGAAGGTCCGGCTGCGCGCCAACGGGTATCTCGTCGAGACGGAGATGCTGCTGAAGGCGGCGCCCTTCGTCCGCCGTTTCGCGACCGTCCCGATCCGCGCGATCTACGGGGGGCCGTCGCATTACCGCCCTTTCCGCGACACGTGGAAGATTTCGTGGGGAGCCGTGTTCATCAAGGTCTTCGAGACGGAATGA
- a CDS encoding M48 family metallopeptidase: MKRAGLVMMFLAAAALPSRGAGQRAAAPSAPPQPATAAASPEEKVEIPRDQSRQIRYMHGRYALSIAGSLWGLAVLWGLLRFRFSARMRDWARRRTGRENLAVFLYFGLFVLVTSLFALPLDVYSGWYREKRYGFAHQSLPQWFGDWGKGLGLGVVLGGVFAVALYAVIRRFPRRWWLIGAAVAMAFTIFAVAVEPVFIAPLFNKFTPLAPGPLKTKLLDLAHSQGIAADDVYEVDASRQSGHTNAYVAGLLGTERIVIYDTLLQTQTPREIVAVMGHEMGHYVLHHLWKGLALGAVLILLGAGLVKGLYPRLAARRGERWAIGPVSDPAGLPLVLLIVSVFSFLAAPAANAFSRWEEHQADAFSLDVVRDPDALAAGFAKFNTHDLSEYDPPRIIELWFYTHPSLKHRIEFCEEWKREHAAAAKGETS, encoded by the coding sequence GTGAAGCGCGCCGGGCTCGTCATGATGTTCCTGGCCGCGGCGGCTCTGCCCTCGCGGGGCGCCGGCCAGCGCGCCGCCGCGCCTTCGGCGCCCCCGCAGCCGGCGACGGCCGCCGCGAGCCCCGAGGAGAAAGTCGAGATCCCCCGGGATCAGAGCCGCCAGATCCGCTACATGCACGGCCGCTATGCGCTCTCGATCGCCGGGAGCCTGTGGGGACTCGCGGTGCTCTGGGGACTCCTGCGCTTCCGGTTCTCCGCGCGGATGCGCGATTGGGCGCGGCGGCGCACGGGTCGCGAGAACCTCGCCGTCTTCCTCTATTTCGGGCTCTTCGTCCTCGTCACGTCGCTTTTCGCCCTCCCGCTCGACGTTTATTCCGGCTGGTACCGCGAGAAGCGGTACGGTTTCGCGCACCAGAGCCTTCCGCAATGGTTCGGCGACTGGGGGAAGGGGCTCGGGCTCGGCGTCGTCCTCGGCGGCGTGTTCGCGGTTGCGCTCTACGCCGTCATTCGCCGCTTTCCGCGCCGGTGGTGGCTGATCGGCGCGGCCGTGGCGATGGCGTTCACGATCTTCGCGGTCGCCGTCGAGCCGGTGTTCATCGCGCCGCTCTTCAACAAGTTCACGCCGCTCGCGCCGGGGCCGCTGAAGACGAAGCTTCTGGACCTCGCGCACTCGCAGGGAATCGCCGCCGACGACGTGTACGAGGTCGACGCGAGCCGCCAGTCGGGGCACACGAACGCCTACGTCGCGGGGCTCCTCGGGACCGAGCGGATCGTCATCTACGACACGCTGCTCCAGACCCAGACGCCTCGCGAGATCGTGGCGGTCATGGGGCACGAGATGGGACACTACGTCCTCCATCACCTGTGGAAGGGGCTCGCGCTCGGGGCGGTCCTGATCCTCCTCGGCGCGGGACTCGTGAAGGGGCTCTACCCTCGACTCGCCGCGCGGCGGGGAGAACGCTGGGCGATCGGCCCCGTCTCGGATCCCGCCGGCCTGCCGCTCGTGCTCCTGATCGTCTCGGTCTTTTCGTTCCTCGCGGCGCCCGCCGCCAACGCCTTCTCGCGCTGGGAGGAGCACCAGGCGGACGCGTTTTCCCTGGACGTCGTGCGCGATCCCGACGCGCTCGCGGCGGGCTTTGCGAAGTTCAACACGCACGACCTGTCGGAGTACGATCCGCCGCGGATCATCGAGCTCTGGTTCTACACGCACCCGTCGCTCAAGCACCGGATCGAGTTCTGCGAGGAATGGAAACGGGAGCACGCGGCCGCCGCGAAGGGAGAGACGTCATGA
- a CDS encoding peptidylprolyl isomerase: MPVPAPTAKPAAPTSADVLAASKSSDWRPIPPENTLYLDLASGRVVIELAPAFAPEHFANIVKLVREKYYDGLAIVRSQDNYVVQWGDPNGDDKAKAKSLGDAKATLPGELTRANASALPFTRLEGPDGYAPESGFSNGFPAGRDPKSGEAWLAHCYGMVGVGRGDDPKSGNGSELYVVIGNAPRHLDRNVTVVGRVVKGIELLSTLPRGSGPLGFYDKPAQFVPIESVRLAADLPAKERTNLEALRTDTPTFAAWVESRRNRRESWFVRPAGYVSLCNVPLPVRPAAKPAP, from the coding sequence ATGCCCGTCCCGGCGCCCACCGCGAAGCCCGCCGCCCCGACGAGCGCCGACGTCCTCGCCGCCTCGAAATCCTCCGACTGGCGGCCGATCCCGCCCGAGAACACGCTCTACCTCGATCTCGCCTCGGGGCGCGTCGTGATCGAGCTCGCGCCCGCGTTCGCTCCCGAGCATTTCGCGAACATCGTGAAGCTCGTCCGGGAGAAGTATTACGACGGGCTCGCGATCGTCCGCTCGCAGGACAACTACGTCGTCCAGTGGGGAGACCCGAACGGCGACGACAAGGCGAAGGCGAAGTCTCTCGGCGATGCGAAGGCGACGCTTCCCGGCGAGCTGACGCGCGCCAATGCCTCCGCGCTGCCGTTCACACGTCTCGAGGGCCCCGACGGCTACGCGCCGGAATCCGGGTTCTCGAACGGATTCCCGGCCGGGCGCGACCCGAAGAGCGGCGAAGCCTGGCTCGCGCACTGCTACGGGATGGTCGGCGTCGGCCGCGGCGACGACCCGAAGTCGGGAAACGGAAGCGAGCTCTACGTCGTGATCGGAAACGCGCCGCGGCATCTCGACCGGAACGTCACGGTCGTCGGACGCGTCGTCAAGGGAATCGAGCTCCTCTCGACGCTCCCGCGCGGTTCGGGGCCGCTCGGCTTCTACGACAAGCCAGCGCAGTTCGTCCCGATAGAGTCGGTCCGGCTCGCGGCCGACCTCCCGGCGAAAGAGAGAACGAACCTCGAAGCCCTCCGCACCGACACGCCGACCTTCGCCGCCTGGGTCGAGTCGCGCCGGAACCGGCGCGAGAGCTGGTTCGTCCGGCCGGCGGGGTACGTCTCGCTCTGCAACGTTCCGTTGCCGGTGCGGCCGGCGGCGAAGCCCGCTCCGTAG
- a CDS encoding NADH-quinone oxidoreductase subunit A: protein MASSFIPILVLMVFAALLAAALLGLNAILGRHVRTRRKLSTYECGMPLLDESRKRISVKYSVVAMVFILFDVEIAFLYPWTVIFRSHGWGMFLEMIVFLATLAVGYAYIWKKGALDW, encoded by the coding sequence GTGGCTTCATCCTTCATTCCGATTTTGGTGCTCATGGTCTTCGCGGCGCTCCTCGCAGCCGCCCTGCTCGGGCTCAACGCCATCCTCGGCCGGCACGTCCGGACCCGCCGCAAGCTCTCGACGTACGAGTGCGGCATGCCGCTCCTCGACGAGTCGAGGAAGCGCATCTCGGTCAAGTACTCGGTCGTGGCGATGGTCTTCATCCTGTTCGACGTCGAAATCGCGTTCCTCTATCCCTGGACCGTCATCTTCCGGAGCCACGGCTGGGGAATGTTCCTCGAGATGATCGTCTTCCTCGCGACACTCGCAGTCGGCTACGCCTACATCTGGAAGAAGGGAGCCCTCGACTGGTGA
- the nuoE gene encoding NADH-quinone oxidoreductase subunit NuoE, translating to MKKLRYSSRECGAPFSFTPEESRAIDSLLGKYPTKQAALLPVLWIVQDRMGWIPREAVEAVADLLGLSTAFVDGVLTFYTMYNLEPIGRYDLQFCTSISCHLNGADDLLAHCERKLGIHAGETTPDRKFTITEVECIAGCDRAPSMQVNDRYHEPMTPEKLDALLADLAKEA from the coding sequence ATGAAGAAGCTCCGCTATTCGTCGCGGGAATGCGGCGCTCCCTTTTCCTTCACGCCGGAGGAGAGCCGCGCGATCGACTCGCTCCTCGGCAAATACCCGACGAAACAGGCCGCGCTCCTCCCGGTCCTCTGGATCGTCCAGGACCGGATGGGGTGGATCCCGCGGGAGGCCGTCGAGGCGGTCGCCGATCTCCTCGGGCTCTCGACGGCGTTCGTGGACGGGGTGCTCACCTTCTACACGATGTACAACCTCGAGCCGATCGGAAGGTACGACCTCCAGTTCTGCACGTCGATCTCCTGCCACTTGAACGGCGCCGACGACCTCCTCGCCCACTGCGAGAGGAAGCTCGGCATCCACGCCGGCGAGACGACCCCGGATCGGAAGTTCACGATCACGGAGGTCGAGTGCATCGCGGGATGCGACCGCGCCCCCTCGATGCAGGTCAACGACCGGTACCACGAGCCGATGACGCCCGAGAAGCTCGACGCGCTCCTGGCCGACCTCGCGAAGGAAGCCTGA